A single genomic interval of Homo sapiens chromosome 7, GRCh38.p14 Primary Assembly harbors:
- the ZNF853 gene encoding zinc finger protein 853 isoform 2 (isoform 2 is encoded by transcript variant 2), producing the protein MEVGPATETFVLELQCLEDGGPGPDTLSGGSGGSESQEEEEPQERNSSPQRPAVSAPVGASEIAEETRPGQRELQLQQLEQQPEPQQQPQHEQLQQPQPHLELQQQPQQDGQQQLSQLQQEKHQSVHHQELKPELQLMHQQQQLQPQQVQEQQRLQQQQEQLQTQQAQEQQVLQQQEQLQQQVQEQQLLQQQQEQLQQQQLLQQQEQLQQQQFQQQQEQLQQQQQLLLLQQQGQLQQQLLQQQQAQLQQQLLEQQQAQLQQQLLLQQQEQLQQQQQQQLLQQQQEQLQQQQLQPPPLEPEEEEEVELELMPVDLGSEQELEQQRQELERQQELERQQEQRQLQLKLQEELQQLEQQLEQQQQQLEQQEVQLELTPVELGAQQQEVQLELTPVQPELQLELVPAAGGGGAAVPGAPAAVVVAPPGYVVVQELMVLPAVAAPAVVAIPGPAGSAALTPARQRRRRRARDRPTICGECGKGFSRSTDLVRHQATHTGERPHRCGECGKGFSQHSNLVTHQRIHTGEKPYACSYCAKRFSESSALVQHQRTHTGERPYACGDCGKRFSVSSNLLRHRRTHSGERPYVCEDCGERFRHKVQIRRHERQLHGAGRSRGLGLLRASRPAALGGPARAEQAATATAPADKAL; encoded by the exons ATGGAAGTGGGGCCAGCCACCGAGACCTTCGTGCTGGAACTTCAATGTCTTGAGGATGGGGGCCCAGGGCCTGACACCCTCTCAG GTGGCAGCGGTGGGAGCGAGagtcaggaggaggaagagcctcAGGAGAGGAACAGCAGTCCACAGCGGCCAGCAGTCTCGGCCCCAGTGGGGGCCAGTGAAATCGCTGAGGAAACCCGGCCGGGACAACGAGAGTTGCAACTGCAGCAGTTAGAACAGCAGCCCGAGCCGCAGCAACAGCCGCAACACGAGCAGCTGCAACAGCCGCAGCCACACCTAGAACTGCAACAGCAGCCGCAGCAAGATGGGCAACAACAGCTATCTCAACTACAACAGGAAAAACACCAATCCGTGCACCATCAGGAACTGAAACCAGAACTGCAGCTAATGCACCAGCAGCAACAGTTACAGCCACAGCAAGTGCAAGAGCAACAGCGgttgcagcagcagcaggagcagttACAGACGCAGCAAGCACAAGAGCAACAGGTATTGCAGCAGCAGGAACAGCTACAGCAGCAAGTGCAAGAGCAACAGCTGTTACAGCAACAGCAGGAACAGttacagcagcagcagctgctacAACAGCAGGAACAGTTACAGCAGCAACAGTTTCAACAGCAGCAGGAACAgttacagcagcagcagcagctactATTGCTGCAGCAGCAGGGACAGTTACAGCAGCAACTGTTGCAGCAGCAGCAGGCACAGTTACAACAGCAGCTGCTGGAACAGCAGCAGGCACAGTTACAGCAGCAGCTACTGCTGCAGCAGCAGGAACAgttacagcagcagcagcaacagcagctgtTGCAACAGCAGCAGGAACAATTGCAGCAGCAACAactgcagcctcctcccctgGAGCccgaggaggaggaagaggtggagctGGAGCTCATGCCGGTGGACCTGGGGTCAGAGCAGGAGCTGGAGCAGCAGCGGCAGGAGTTGGAGCGGCAGCAGGAGCTGGAACGGCAGCAGGAGCAGCGGCAGCTGCAGCTCAAACTGCAGGAGGAGCTGCAGCAGCTGGAGCAACagctggagcagcagcagcagcagctggagcAGCAGGAGGTGCAGCTGGAGCTGACCCCGGTGGAGCTAGGCGCCCAGCAGCAGGAGGTGCAGCTGGAGCTGACCCCCGTGCAGCCGGAGCTGCAGCTGGAACTGGTGCCAGCCGCAGGGGGCGGCGGAGCGGCGGTCCCGGGGGCTCCGGCCGCGGTCGTGGTGGCTCCCCCGGGCTACGTGGTGGTGCAGGAGCTCATGGTGCTGCCCGCCGTGGCAGCGCCGGCCGTGGTGGCCATCCCGGGCCCGGCAGGCAGCGCGGCGTTGACCCCTGcacggcagcggcggcggcggcgcgctCGGGACCGGCCGACCATCTGCGGGGAGTGCGGCAAGGGCTTCAGCCGCAGCACGGACCTGGTGCGCCACCAGGCCACGCACACGGGTGAGCGGCCACACCGCTGCGGCGAGTGCGGCAAGGGCTTCTCGCAGCACTCGAATCTGGTGACGCACCAACGCATCCACACGGGCGAGAAACCCTACGCCTGCTCCTACTGCGCCAAGCGCTTCAGCGAGAGCTCGGCGCTCGTGCAGCACCAGCGCACGCACACCGGGGAGCGACCCTACGCCTGCGGGGACTGTGGCAAGCGCTTCAGCGTCTCCTCCAACCTGCTGCGCCACCGGCGCACGCACTCGGGCGAGCGGCCCTACGTGTGCGAGGACTGTGGCGAGCGCTTCCGACACAAGGTGCAGATCCGCCGCCACGAGCGCCAGCTGCACGGCGCGGGCCGCTCCAGGGGCCTCGGCCTGCTGCGCGCCTCGCGGCCGGCGGCCCTCGGTGGCCCAGCCCGCGCGGAGCAGGCCGCTACAGCCACTGCGCCCGCAGACAAGGCGCTGTGA
- the ZNF853 gene encoding zinc finger protein 853 isoform X2, translating into MEVGPATETFVLELQCLEDGGPGPDTLSARGPPPSSHLAPAPESISTQFPGSDSGGSGGSESQEEEEPQERNSSPQRPAVSAPVGASEIAEETRPGQRELQLQQLEQQPEPQQQPQHEQLQQPQPHLELQQQPQQDGQQQLSQLQQEKHQSVHHQELKPELQLMHQQQQLQPQQVQEQQRLQQQQEQLQTQQAQEQQVLQQQEQLQQQVQEQQLLQQQQEQLQQQQLLQQQEQLQQQQFQQQQEQLQQQQQLLLLQQQGQLQQQLLQQQQAQLQQQLLEQQQAQLQQQLLLQQQEQLQQQQQQQLLQQQQEQLQQQQLQPPPLEPEEEEEVELELMPVDLGSEQELEQQRQELERQQELERQQEQRQLQLKLQEELQQLEQQLEQQQQQLEQQEVQLELTPVELGAQQQEVQLELTPVQPELQLELVPAAGGGGAAVPGAPAAVVVAPPGYVVVQELMVLPAVAAPAVVAIPGPAGSAALTPARQRRRRRARDRPTICGECGKGFSRSTDLVRHQATHTGERPHRCGECGKGFSQHSNLVTHQRIHTGEKPYACSYCAKRFSESSALVQHQRTHTGERPYACGDCGKRFSVSSNLLRHRRTHSGERPYVCEDCGERFRHKVQIRRHERQLHGAGRSRGLGLLRASRPAALGGPARAEQAATATAPADKAL; encoded by the exons ATGGAAGTGGGGCCAGCCACCGAGACCTTCGTGCTGGAACTTCAATGTCTTGAGGATGGGGGCCCAGGGCCTGACACCCTCTCAG CCAGAGGGCCTCCACCatcctcccacctggccccagCTCCTGAGTCAATTTCCACTCAATTTCCCGGATCCGATTCAG GTGGCAGCGGTGGGAGCGAGagtcaggaggaggaagagcctcAGGAGAGGAACAGCAGTCCACAGCGGCCAGCAGTCTCGGCCCCAGTGGGGGCCAGTGAAATCGCTGAGGAAACCCGGCCGGGACAACGAGAGTTGCAACTGCAGCAGTTAGAACAGCAGCCCGAGCCGCAGCAACAGCCGCAACACGAGCAGCTGCAACAGCCGCAGCCACACCTAGAACTGCAACAGCAGCCGCAGCAAGATGGGCAACAACAGCTATCTCAACTACAACAGGAAAAACACCAATCCGTGCACCATCAGGAACTGAAACCAGAACTGCAGCTAATGCACCAGCAGCAACAGTTACAGCCACAGCAAGTGCAAGAGCAACAGCGgttgcagcagcagcaggagcagttACAGACGCAGCAAGCACAAGAGCAACAGGTATTGCAGCAGCAGGAACAGCTACAGCAGCAAGTGCAAGAGCAACAGCTGTTACAGCAACAGCAGGAACAGttacagcagcagcagctgctacAACAGCAGGAACAGTTACAGCAGCAACAGTTTCAACAGCAGCAGGAACAgttacagcagcagcagcagctactATTGCTGCAGCAGCAGGGACAGTTACAGCAGCAACTGTTGCAGCAGCAGCAGGCACAGTTACAACAGCAGCTGCTGGAACAGCAGCAGGCACAGTTACAGCAGCAGCTACTGCTGCAGCAGCAGGAACAgttacagcagcagcagcaacagcagctgtTGCAACAGCAGCAGGAACAATTGCAGCAGCAACAactgcagcctcctcccctgGAGCccgaggaggaggaagaggtggagctGGAGCTCATGCCGGTGGACCTGGGGTCAGAGCAGGAGCTGGAGCAGCAGCGGCAGGAGTTGGAGCGGCAGCAGGAGCTGGAACGGCAGCAGGAGCAGCGGCAGCTGCAGCTCAAACTGCAGGAGGAGCTGCAGCAGCTGGAGCAACagctggagcagcagcagcagcagctggagcAGCAGGAGGTGCAGCTGGAGCTGACCCCGGTGGAGCTAGGCGCCCAGCAGCAGGAGGTGCAGCTGGAGCTGACCCCCGTGCAGCCGGAGCTGCAGCTGGAACTGGTGCCAGCCGCAGGGGGCGGCGGAGCGGCGGTCCCGGGGGCTCCGGCCGCGGTCGTGGTGGCTCCCCCGGGCTACGTGGTGGTGCAGGAGCTCATGGTGCTGCCCGCCGTGGCAGCGCCGGCCGTGGTGGCCATCCCGGGCCCGGCAGGCAGCGCGGCGTTGACCCCTGcacggcagcggcggcggcggcgcgctCGGGACCGGCCGACCATCTGCGGGGAGTGCGGCAAGGGCTTCAGCCGCAGCACGGACCTGGTGCGCCACCAGGCCACGCACACGGGTGAGCGGCCACACCGCTGCGGCGAGTGCGGCAAGGGCTTCTCGCAGCACTCGAATCTGGTGACGCACCAACGCATCCACACGGGCGAGAAACCCTACGCCTGCTCCTACTGCGCCAAGCGCTTCAGCGAGAGCTCGGCGCTCGTGCAGCACCAGCGCACGCACACCGGGGAGCGACCCTACGCCTGCGGGGACTGTGGCAAGCGCTTCAGCGTCTCCTCCAACCTGCTGCGCCACCGGCGCACGCACTCGGGCGAGCGGCCCTACGTGTGCGAGGACTGTGGCGAGCGCTTCCGACACAAGGTGCAGATCCGCCGCCACGAGCGCCAGCTGCACGGCGCGGGCCGCTCCAGGGGCCTCGGCCTGCTGCGCGCCTCGCGGCCGGCGGCCCTCGGTGGCCCAGCCCGCGCGGAGCAGGCCGCTACAGCCACTGCGCCCGCAGACAAGGCGCTGTGA
- the ZNF853 gene encoding zinc finger protein 853 isoform X1 has product MLHQPTPGNRGLTARMEVGPATETFVLELQCLEDGGPGPDTLSARGPPPSSHLAPAPESISTQFPGSDSGGSGGSESQEEEEPQERNSSPQRPAVSAPVGASEIAEETRPGQRELQLQQLEQQPEPQQQPQHEQLQQPQPHLELQQQPQQDGQQQLSQLQQEKHQSVHHQELKPELQLMHQQQQLQPQQVQEQQRLQQQQEQLQTQQAQEQQVLQQQEQLQQQVQEQQLLQQQQEQLQQQQLLQQQEQLQQQQFQQQQEQLQQQQQLLLLQQQGQLQQQLLQQQQAQLQQQLLEQQQAQLQQQLLLQQQEQLQQQQQQQLLQQQQEQLQQQQLQPPPLEPEEEEEVELELMPVDLGSEQELEQQRQELERQQELERQQEQRQLQLKLQEELQQLEQQLEQQQQQLEQQEVQLELTPVELGAQQQEVQLELTPVQPELQLELVPAAGGGGAAVPGAPAAVVVAPPGYVVVQELMVLPAVAAPAVVAIPGPAGSAALTPARQRRRRRARDRPTICGECGKGFSRSTDLVRHQATHTGERPHRCGECGKGFSQHSNLVTHQRIHTGEKPYACSYCAKRFSESSALVQHQRTHTGERPYACGDCGKRFSVSSNLLRHRRTHSGERPYVCEDCGERFRHKVQIRRHERQLHGAGRSRGLGLLRASRPAALGGPARAEQAATATAPADKAL; this is encoded by the exons CCGACTCCCGGGAATCGGGGTCTGACCGCCAGGATGGAAGTGGGGCCAGCCACCGAGACCTTCGTGCTGGAACTTCAATGTCTTGAGGATGGGGGCCCAGGGCCTGACACCCTCTCAG CCAGAGGGCCTCCACCatcctcccacctggccccagCTCCTGAGTCAATTTCCACTCAATTTCCCGGATCCGATTCAG GTGGCAGCGGTGGGAGCGAGagtcaggaggaggaagagcctcAGGAGAGGAACAGCAGTCCACAGCGGCCAGCAGTCTCGGCCCCAGTGGGGGCCAGTGAAATCGCTGAGGAAACCCGGCCGGGACAACGAGAGTTGCAACTGCAGCAGTTAGAACAGCAGCCCGAGCCGCAGCAACAGCCGCAACACGAGCAGCTGCAACAGCCGCAGCCACACCTAGAACTGCAACAGCAGCCGCAGCAAGATGGGCAACAACAGCTATCTCAACTACAACAGGAAAAACACCAATCCGTGCACCATCAGGAACTGAAACCAGAACTGCAGCTAATGCACCAGCAGCAACAGTTACAGCCACAGCAAGTGCAAGAGCAACAGCGgttgcagcagcagcaggagcagttACAGACGCAGCAAGCACAAGAGCAACAGGTATTGCAGCAGCAGGAACAGCTACAGCAGCAAGTGCAAGAGCAACAGCTGTTACAGCAACAGCAGGAACAGttacagcagcagcagctgctacAACAGCAGGAACAGTTACAGCAGCAACAGTTTCAACAGCAGCAGGAACAgttacagcagcagcagcagctactATTGCTGCAGCAGCAGGGACAGTTACAGCAGCAACTGTTGCAGCAGCAGCAGGCACAGTTACAACAGCAGCTGCTGGAACAGCAGCAGGCACAGTTACAGCAGCAGCTACTGCTGCAGCAGCAGGAACAgttacagcagcagcagcaacagcagctgtTGCAACAGCAGCAGGAACAATTGCAGCAGCAACAactgcagcctcctcccctgGAGCccgaggaggaggaagaggtggagctGGAGCTCATGCCGGTGGACCTGGGGTCAGAGCAGGAGCTGGAGCAGCAGCGGCAGGAGTTGGAGCGGCAGCAGGAGCTGGAACGGCAGCAGGAGCAGCGGCAGCTGCAGCTCAAACTGCAGGAGGAGCTGCAGCAGCTGGAGCAACagctggagcagcagcagcagcagctggagcAGCAGGAGGTGCAGCTGGAGCTGACCCCGGTGGAGCTAGGCGCCCAGCAGCAGGAGGTGCAGCTGGAGCTGACCCCCGTGCAGCCGGAGCTGCAGCTGGAACTGGTGCCAGCCGCAGGGGGCGGCGGAGCGGCGGTCCCGGGGGCTCCGGCCGCGGTCGTGGTGGCTCCCCCGGGCTACGTGGTGGTGCAGGAGCTCATGGTGCTGCCCGCCGTGGCAGCGCCGGCCGTGGTGGCCATCCCGGGCCCGGCAGGCAGCGCGGCGTTGACCCCTGcacggcagcggcggcggcggcgcgctCGGGACCGGCCGACCATCTGCGGGGAGTGCGGCAAGGGCTTCAGCCGCAGCACGGACCTGGTGCGCCACCAGGCCACGCACACGGGTGAGCGGCCACACCGCTGCGGCGAGTGCGGCAAGGGCTTCTCGCAGCACTCGAATCTGGTGACGCACCAACGCATCCACACGGGCGAGAAACCCTACGCCTGCTCCTACTGCGCCAAGCGCTTCAGCGAGAGCTCGGCGCTCGTGCAGCACCAGCGCACGCACACCGGGGAGCGACCCTACGCCTGCGGGGACTGTGGCAAGCGCTTCAGCGTCTCCTCCAACCTGCTGCGCCACCGGCGCACGCACTCGGGCGAGCGGCCCTACGTGTGCGAGGACTGTGGCGAGCGCTTCCGACACAAGGTGCAGATCCGCCGCCACGAGCGCCAGCTGCACGGCGCGGGCCGCTCCAGGGGCCTCGGCCTGCTGCGCGCCTCGCGGCCGGCGGCCCTCGGTGGCCCAGCCCGCGCGGAGCAGGCCGCTACAGCCACTGCGCCCGCAGACAAGGCGCTGTGA
- the ZNF853 gene encoding zinc finger protein 853 isoform 1 (isoform 1 is encoded by transcript variant 1), with protein MLHQPTPGNRGLTARMEVGPATETFVLELQCLEDGGPGPDTLSGGSGGSESQEEEEPQERNSSPQRPAVSAPVGASEIAEETRPGQRELQLQQLEQQPEPQQQPQHEQLQQPQPHLELQQQPQQDGQQQLSQLQQEKHQSVHHQELKPELQLMHQQQQLQPQQVQEQQRLQQQQEQLQTQQAQEQQVLQQQEQLQQQVQEQQLLQQQQEQLQQQQLLQQQEQLQQQQFQQQQEQLQQQQQLLLLQQQGQLQQQLLQQQQAQLQQQLLEQQQAQLQQQLLLQQQEQLQQQQQQQLLQQQQEQLQQQQLQPPPLEPEEEEEVELELMPVDLGSEQELEQQRQELERQQELERQQEQRQLQLKLQEELQQLEQQLEQQQQQLEQQEVQLELTPVELGAQQQEVQLELTPVQPELQLELVPAAGGGGAAVPGAPAAVVVAPPGYVVVQELMVLPAVAAPAVVAIPGPAGSAALTPARQRRRRRARDRPTICGECGKGFSRSTDLVRHQATHTGERPHRCGECGKGFSQHSNLVTHQRIHTGEKPYACSYCAKRFSESSALVQHQRTHTGERPYACGDCGKRFSVSSNLLRHRRTHSGERPYVCEDCGERFRHKVQIRRHERQLHGAGRSRGLGLLRASRPAALGGPARAEQAATATAPADKAL; from the exons CCGACTCCCGGGAATCGGGGTCTGACCGCCAGGATGGAAGTGGGGCCAGCCACCGAGACCTTCGTGCTGGAACTTCAATGTCTTGAGGATGGGGGCCCAGGGCCTGACACCCTCTCAG GTGGCAGCGGTGGGAGCGAGagtcaggaggaggaagagcctcAGGAGAGGAACAGCAGTCCACAGCGGCCAGCAGTCTCGGCCCCAGTGGGGGCCAGTGAAATCGCTGAGGAAACCCGGCCGGGACAACGAGAGTTGCAACTGCAGCAGTTAGAACAGCAGCCCGAGCCGCAGCAACAGCCGCAACACGAGCAGCTGCAACAGCCGCAGCCACACCTAGAACTGCAACAGCAGCCGCAGCAAGATGGGCAACAACAGCTATCTCAACTACAACAGGAAAAACACCAATCCGTGCACCATCAGGAACTGAAACCAGAACTGCAGCTAATGCACCAGCAGCAACAGTTACAGCCACAGCAAGTGCAAGAGCAACAGCGgttgcagcagcagcaggagcagttACAGACGCAGCAAGCACAAGAGCAACAGGTATTGCAGCAGCAGGAACAGCTACAGCAGCAAGTGCAAGAGCAACAGCTGTTACAGCAACAGCAGGAACAGttacagcagcagcagctgctacAACAGCAGGAACAGTTACAGCAGCAACAGTTTCAACAGCAGCAGGAACAgttacagcagcagcagcagctactATTGCTGCAGCAGCAGGGACAGTTACAGCAGCAACTGTTGCAGCAGCAGCAGGCACAGTTACAACAGCAGCTGCTGGAACAGCAGCAGGCACAGTTACAGCAGCAGCTACTGCTGCAGCAGCAGGAACAgttacagcagcagcagcaacagcagctgtTGCAACAGCAGCAGGAACAATTGCAGCAGCAACAactgcagcctcctcccctgGAGCccgaggaggaggaagaggtggagctGGAGCTCATGCCGGTGGACCTGGGGTCAGAGCAGGAGCTGGAGCAGCAGCGGCAGGAGTTGGAGCGGCAGCAGGAGCTGGAACGGCAGCAGGAGCAGCGGCAGCTGCAGCTCAAACTGCAGGAGGAGCTGCAGCAGCTGGAGCAACagctggagcagcagcagcagcagctggagcAGCAGGAGGTGCAGCTGGAGCTGACCCCGGTGGAGCTAGGCGCCCAGCAGCAGGAGGTGCAGCTGGAGCTGACCCCCGTGCAGCCGGAGCTGCAGCTGGAACTGGTGCCAGCCGCAGGGGGCGGCGGAGCGGCGGTCCCGGGGGCTCCGGCCGCGGTCGTGGTGGCTCCCCCGGGCTACGTGGTGGTGCAGGAGCTCATGGTGCTGCCCGCCGTGGCAGCGCCGGCCGTGGTGGCCATCCCGGGCCCGGCAGGCAGCGCGGCGTTGACCCCTGcacggcagcggcggcggcggcgcgctCGGGACCGGCCGACCATCTGCGGGGAGTGCGGCAAGGGCTTCAGCCGCAGCACGGACCTGGTGCGCCACCAGGCCACGCACACGGGTGAGCGGCCACACCGCTGCGGCGAGTGCGGCAAGGGCTTCTCGCAGCACTCGAATCTGGTGACGCACCAACGCATCCACACGGGCGAGAAACCCTACGCCTGCTCCTACTGCGCCAAGCGCTTCAGCGAGAGCTCGGCGCTCGTGCAGCACCAGCGCACGCACACCGGGGAGCGACCCTACGCCTGCGGGGACTGTGGCAAGCGCTTCAGCGTCTCCTCCAACCTGCTGCGCCACCGGCGCACGCACTCGGGCGAGCGGCCCTACGTGTGCGAGGACTGTGGCGAGCGCTTCCGACACAAGGTGCAGATCCGCCGCCACGAGCGCCAGCTGCACGGCGCGGGCCGCTCCAGGGGCCTCGGCCTGCTGCGCGCCTCGCGGCCGGCGGCCCTCGGTGGCCCAGCCCGCGCGGAGCAGGCCGCTACAGCCACTGCGCCCGCAGACAAGGCGCTGTGA